One genomic segment of Nitrosopumilus sp. b3 includes these proteins:
- a CDS encoding glycosyltransferase family 2 protein, translating into MTLDYMNKNRPQISIIIPTYNESQNILNILKSIGDIIPKNVFTEAIVVDDNSPDGTGKIVEDYLKSVKKIAGYTIDIIHRTTKNGLSSAILSGIQRAAGDTIIVMDSDLSHPPQIIPKMIETLKKYQCDMVVASRYITGGQINGWNTKRKFLSKVATMIAKRGLNVKTNDPMSGFFAFRKGILKGLSFDAIGFKILLEILVKKRGLDVKEIPYTFQDRKLGSSKLNSSIVFDYIKSVWKLYRSNKLEENNEKRNSVKFFSKAGRFYTIGASGFAINYLISLMLSGGITEIWYLYANIIGIITSMTSNFVFNKWWTFGDRNFSFKKTISQYSKFITFSSLGALIQIGVVFSLVDNNNWVYSTALGVGVLTGAFSNFILNKKWTFKEKLWQ; encoded by the coding sequence ATGACTCTTGATTATATGAATAAAAACAGACCTCAAATTTCAATTATTATTCCAACATATAACGAGTCACAAAATATTCTAAATATCCTAAAATCTATTGGGGATATTATTCCAAAAAATGTTTTTACAGAAGCAATTGTTGTTGATGACAACTCTCCTGACGGAACAGGCAAAATCGTAGAGGACTATCTAAAAAGCGTCAAAAAAATCGCTGGATATACAATAGATATCATTCATAGAACAACCAAAAATGGATTAAGCTCAGCCATACTTAGTGGAATTCAACGAGCAGCAGGTGATACAATAATTGTAATGGATAGTGATCTTTCTCATCCTCCACAAATAATTCCTAAAATGATTGAAACACTAAAAAAATATCAGTGTGATATGGTTGTAGCTTCTAGATATATTACCGGTGGACAGATAAACGGCTGGAATACAAAACGAAAGTTTCTAAGTAAAGTAGCTACAATGATTGCCAAAAGAGGATTAAATGTTAAAACAAATGATCCAATGTCTGGATTTTTTGCTTTTAGAAAAGGAATATTGAAAGGATTAAGCTTTGATGCGATTGGGTTCAAAATACTTTTAGAAATTCTAGTAAAAAAAAGAGGACTAGATGTAAAAGAAATTCCTTATACATTCCAAGATAGAAAATTAGGCTCAAGTAAATTAAATTCTTCAATAGTCTTTGATTATATTAAATCAGTTTGGAAGTTATATCGCTCCAATAAACTTGAGGAAAATAATGAAAAAAGAAATTCTGTAAAATTTTTCTCCAAAGCAGGTAGATTTTATACAATTGGAGCATCCGGGTTTGCAATCAACTATCTTATTTCATTAATGCTCTCTGGAGGAATTACAGAAATATGGTATCTATATGCTAACATTATAGGAATTATTACATCAATGACATCTAATTTTGTTTTTAACAAATGGTGGACGTTTGGTGATAGAAATTTTTCATTCAAAAAAACTATTTCACAATATTCAAAATTCATTACTTTCAGCTCTTTAGGTGCATTAATCCAAATTGGTGTCGTGTTTTCACTAGTTGATAATAATAATTGGGTGTATTCAACTGCGTTGGGTGTCGGTGTTTTAACTGGAGCCTTTAGTAATTTTATTTTAAATAAAAAATGGACATTTAAAGAAAAACTTTGGCAATAA